From Rhodamnia argentea isolate NSW1041297 chromosome 10, ASM2092103v1, whole genome shotgun sequence, a single genomic window includes:
- the LOC115750564 gene encoding probable protein S-acyltransferase 19 isoform X1, giving the protein MVRKHGWQLPAHTLQVVAITVFCLLVIAFYAFFAPFLGGRVWEYILIGTYTPVALLVFILYVRSTAINPADPGIMSRFDPRSRTKTNQNSGLSAMDPSGHLDEVGAGVLSSPSSVSKSSVAPTYTSKKVLDRDVERVDTSSNPIPIARKSGCRIGGIMCALFVLEDCRNENGLTEQEGTVEDALFCTLCNAEVRKFSKHCRSCDKCVDGFDHHCRWLNNCVGRRNYVTFISLMAISLVWLVIEAGVGIAIFVRCFVNKKSMETEIVDRLGNGFSRIPFASVVAVCTAVSMLACVPLGELFFFHMILVRKGITTYEYVVAMRAMSEAPAAASVDEELPNVLYSPSGSATTGLSGGSSLGLQYKGSWCTPPRVFVDYQDEVIPHLEPGMVPSTVDPDAAGIVDRGQKAPKKPVRISAWKLAKLDSHDAMRAAARARASSSVLRPVDGRRLHDTDLSSSENISVRSSVSTDLGANKEIKNDLRMSQFRNSFAPSQGSQEESELYTQSASSMSSPSHVHETVTLSPLPQSYGLGVSVPGIVPDRPVIAGSTYSGPNNPVTNPGLGVDNKTVQKGSSTDPLLLSAPAHSILRDVKRTSVVWDQEAGRYISVPVSASEARNRLPNQALTKPNSRVEKSSYGRKPPQQESSSSEAVSLVQQAEKLTYTGDSIFFGGPLLSAPVRDNLRAEGSQGSREAFERVVLNLPRESRFKRDAASKQLPVFIPGGLDQNPPSVSGLKQ; this is encoded by the exons ATGGTGAGGAAGCACGGATGGCAACTGCCTGCCCACACTTTGCAG GTTGTCGCAATCACTGTGTTCTGCTTACTGGTTATTGCCTTCTATGCTTTTTTTGCACCTTTCCTTGGAGGACGTGTGTGGGAATACATCTTGATTGGCACTTACACGCCTGTG GCACTTCTTGTTTTCATTCTTTATGTCCGGTCTACTGCAATTAACCCTGCAGATCCTGGCATTATGTCAAGATTTGACCCACGGTCCAGAACTAAAACTAACCAGAATAGCGGTTTGTCTGCAATGGACCCTTCTGGACATCTTGATGAAGTTGGTGCTGGTGTGCTTTCCTCTCCATCATCAGTTTCTAAAAGTTCCGTAGCGCCAACTTATACTAGTAAGAAAGTCTTGGATAGAGATGTGGAGAGAGTAGATACTTCTTCAAATCCCATCCCTATCGCGAGGAAATCCGGTTGTAGAATTGGAGGAATTATGTGTGCTTTATTTGTGCTTGAAGATTGTCGAAATGAGAATGGTTTGACTGAGCAAGAGGGCACTGTTGAAGATGCTTTGTTTTGCACATTGTGTAATGCCGAG GTTCGCAAGTTCAGTAAACATTGCAGAAGTTGTGATAAATGTGTGGATGGTTTTGATCACCATTGTCGG TGGCTTAACAATTGTGTGGGACGGAGAAATTATGTCACTTTCATATCTCTCATGGCCATTAGTTTGGTTTGG CTTGTCATTGAGGCAGGAGTCGGTATTGCTATCTTTGTACGTTGCTTCGTTAATAAGAAAAGTATGGAGACAGAAATTGTTGACAGGCTTGGAAACGGTTTTTCTCGGATCCCTTTTGCATCAGTGGTG GCTGTTTGTACTGCAGTGTCTATGTTGGCTTGTGTACCTTTAGGtgaacttttcttcttccaCATGATACTGGTTAGGAAG GGAATTACAACTTATGAGTATGTTGTGGCAATGAGGGCCATGAGTGAAGCACCTGCAGCAGCATCCGTAGATGAGGAACTTCCTAATGTGCTGTATTCTCCATCAGGATCTGCTACAACTGGCTTGAGTGGTGGCAGTTCTCTTGGTTTGCAGTACAAAGGTTCATGGTGCACACCTCCAAGAGTTTTTGTGGACTATCAG GATGAAGTCATACCTCACTTGGAGCCTGGGATGGTTCCATCAACTGTGGACCCAGATGCAGCTGGAATTGTAGACAGAGGGCAGAAGGCTCCCAAAAAGCCCGTTCGTATTAGTGCATGGAAGCTCGCCAAATTAGATTCTCATGATGCCATGAGAGCAGCAGCCAGAGCTAGGGCATCATCCTCAGTATTAAGACCTGTTGATGGTCGGCGTTTACACGATACTGATTTAAGCTCTAGTGAAAACATCAGTGTGAGAAGTAGTGTGAGCACTGACTTGGGggcaaataaagaaattaaaaatgatcTGAGGATGTCTCAGTTTAGGAACTCGTTTGCTCCTAGTCAGGGTAGCCAGGAAGAGAGTGAATTGTATACTCAAAGTGCGAGTAGCATGAGCAGTCCAAGCCATGTGCACGAGACTGTTACGCTCAGCCCGCTACCGCAAAGCTATGGTTTGGGTGTTTCAGTTCCTGGAATTGTTCCTGATCGGCCTGTAATTGCCGGGTCAACTTATTCTGGTCCGAACAATCCAGTAACAAATCCTGGACTAGGAGTTGATAATAAAACGGTACAAAAGGGAAGTAGCACCGACCCATTACTCCTATCGGCTCCAGCCCACTCTATTCTCAGAGATGTCAAAAGGACATCAGTTGTTTGGGACCAAGAAGCAGGTAGATACATCTCGGTCCCTGTATCTGCTTCAGAAGCTCGAAATAGATTACCCAATCAAGCCTTGACAAAGCCAAATTCTAGAGTAGAAAAGAGTAGTTATGGAAGAAAGCCTCCGCAGCAAGAATCATCATCTTCTGAGGCAGTATCGTTGGTGCAGCAGGCAGAGAAACTCACATACACGGGGGATTCTATCTTCTTTGGTGGTCCACTTTTGAGTGCCCCAGTAAGGGATAATTTGAGAGCCGAAGGTAGTCAAGGTTCTAGAGAGGCCTTCGAGAGGGTGGTACTGAATTTACCACGTGAATCTCGGTTTAAGCGGGATGCGGCTTCAAAGCAGTTGCCAGTGTTCATCCCGGGGGGACTTGATCAGAATCCTCCATCTGTGTCTGGTTTAAAACAGTGA
- the LOC115750564 gene encoding probable protein S-acyltransferase 19 isoform X3: MSRFDPRSRTKTNQNSGLSAMDPSGHLDEVGAGVLSSPSSVSKSSVAPTYTSKKVLDRDVERVDTSSNPIPIARKSGCRIGGIMCALFVLEDCRNENGLTEQEGTVEDALFCTLCNAEVRKFSKHCRSCDKCVDGFDHHCRWLNNCVGRRNYVTFISLMAISLVWLVIEAGVGIAIFVRCFVNKKSMETEIVDRLGNGFSRIPFASVVAVCTAVSMLACVPLGELFFFHMILVRKGITTYEYVVAMRAMSEAPAAASVDEELPNVLYSPSGSATTGLSGGSSLGLQYKGSWCTPPRVFVDYQDEVIPHLEPGMVPSTVDPDAAGIVDRGQKAPKKPVRISAWKLAKLDSHDAMRAAARARASSSVLRPVDGRRLHDTDLSSSENISVRSSVSTDLGANKEIKNDLRMSQFRNSFAPSQGSQEESELYTQSASSMSSPSHVHETVTLSPLPQSYGLGVSVPGIVPDRPVIAGSTYSGPNNPVTNPGLGVDNKTVQKGSSTDPLLLSAPAHSILRDVKRTSVVWDQEAGRYISVPVSASEARNRLPNQALTKPNSRVEKSSYGRKPPQQESSSSEAVSLVQQAEKLTYTGDSIFFGGPLLSAPVRDNLRAEGSQGSREAFERVVLNLPRESRFKRDAASKQLPVFIPGGLDQNPPSVSGLKQ, translated from the exons ATGTCAAGATTTGACCCACGGTCCAGAACTAAAACTAACCAGAATAGCGGTTTGTCTGCAATGGACCCTTCTGGACATCTTGATGAAGTTGGTGCTGGTGTGCTTTCCTCTCCATCATCAGTTTCTAAAAGTTCCGTAGCGCCAACTTATACTAGTAAGAAAGTCTTGGATAGAGATGTGGAGAGAGTAGATACTTCTTCAAATCCCATCCCTATCGCGAGGAAATCCGGTTGTAGAATTGGAGGAATTATGTGTGCTTTATTTGTGCTTGAAGATTGTCGAAATGAGAATGGTTTGACTGAGCAAGAGGGCACTGTTGAAGATGCTTTGTTTTGCACATTGTGTAATGCCGAG GTTCGCAAGTTCAGTAAACATTGCAGAAGTTGTGATAAATGTGTGGATGGTTTTGATCACCATTGTCGG TGGCTTAACAATTGTGTGGGACGGAGAAATTATGTCACTTTCATATCTCTCATGGCCATTAGTTTGGTTTGG CTTGTCATTGAGGCAGGAGTCGGTATTGCTATCTTTGTACGTTGCTTCGTTAATAAGAAAAGTATGGAGACAGAAATTGTTGACAGGCTTGGAAACGGTTTTTCTCGGATCCCTTTTGCATCAGTGGTG GCTGTTTGTACTGCAGTGTCTATGTTGGCTTGTGTACCTTTAGGtgaacttttcttcttccaCATGATACTGGTTAGGAAG GGAATTACAACTTATGAGTATGTTGTGGCAATGAGGGCCATGAGTGAAGCACCTGCAGCAGCATCCGTAGATGAGGAACTTCCTAATGTGCTGTATTCTCCATCAGGATCTGCTACAACTGGCTTGAGTGGTGGCAGTTCTCTTGGTTTGCAGTACAAAGGTTCATGGTGCACACCTCCAAGAGTTTTTGTGGACTATCAG GATGAAGTCATACCTCACTTGGAGCCTGGGATGGTTCCATCAACTGTGGACCCAGATGCAGCTGGAATTGTAGACAGAGGGCAGAAGGCTCCCAAAAAGCCCGTTCGTATTAGTGCATGGAAGCTCGCCAAATTAGATTCTCATGATGCCATGAGAGCAGCAGCCAGAGCTAGGGCATCATCCTCAGTATTAAGACCTGTTGATGGTCGGCGTTTACACGATACTGATTTAAGCTCTAGTGAAAACATCAGTGTGAGAAGTAGTGTGAGCACTGACTTGGGggcaaataaagaaattaaaaatgatcTGAGGATGTCTCAGTTTAGGAACTCGTTTGCTCCTAGTCAGGGTAGCCAGGAAGAGAGTGAATTGTATACTCAAAGTGCGAGTAGCATGAGCAGTCCAAGCCATGTGCACGAGACTGTTACGCTCAGCCCGCTACCGCAAAGCTATGGTTTGGGTGTTTCAGTTCCTGGAATTGTTCCTGATCGGCCTGTAATTGCCGGGTCAACTTATTCTGGTCCGAACAATCCAGTAACAAATCCTGGACTAGGAGTTGATAATAAAACGGTACAAAAGGGAAGTAGCACCGACCCATTACTCCTATCGGCTCCAGCCCACTCTATTCTCAGAGATGTCAAAAGGACATCAGTTGTTTGGGACCAAGAAGCAGGTAGATACATCTCGGTCCCTGTATCTGCTTCAGAAGCTCGAAATAGATTACCCAATCAAGCCTTGACAAAGCCAAATTCTAGAGTAGAAAAGAGTAGTTATGGAAGAAAGCCTCCGCAGCAAGAATCATCATCTTCTGAGGCAGTATCGTTGGTGCAGCAGGCAGAGAAACTCACATACACGGGGGATTCTATCTTCTTTGGTGGTCCACTTTTGAGTGCCCCAGTAAGGGATAATTTGAGAGCCGAAGGTAGTCAAGGTTCTAGAGAGGCCTTCGAGAGGGTGGTACTGAATTTACCACGTGAATCTCGGTTTAAGCGGGATGCGGCTTCAAAGCAGTTGCCAGTGTTCATCCCGGGGGGACTTGATCAGAATCCTCCATCTGTGTCTGGTTTAAAACAGTGA
- the LOC115750564 gene encoding probable protein S-acyltransferase 19 isoform X2 — translation MPPNRDAVVVAITVFCLLVIAFYAFFAPFLGGRVWEYILIGTYTPVALLVFILYVRSTAINPADPGIMSRFDPRSRTKTNQNSGLSAMDPSGHLDEVGAGVLSSPSSVSKSSVAPTYTSKKVLDRDVERVDTSSNPIPIARKSGCRIGGIMCALFVLEDCRNENGLTEQEGTVEDALFCTLCNAEVRKFSKHCRSCDKCVDGFDHHCRWLNNCVGRRNYVTFISLMAISLVWLVIEAGVGIAIFVRCFVNKKSMETEIVDRLGNGFSRIPFASVVAVCTAVSMLACVPLGELFFFHMILVRKGITTYEYVVAMRAMSEAPAAASVDEELPNVLYSPSGSATTGLSGGSSLGLQYKGSWCTPPRVFVDYQDEVIPHLEPGMVPSTVDPDAAGIVDRGQKAPKKPVRISAWKLAKLDSHDAMRAAARARASSSVLRPVDGRRLHDTDLSSSENISVRSSVSTDLGANKEIKNDLRMSQFRNSFAPSQGSQEESELYTQSASSMSSPSHVHETVTLSPLPQSYGLGVSVPGIVPDRPVIAGSTYSGPNNPVTNPGLGVDNKTVQKGSSTDPLLLSAPAHSILRDVKRTSVVWDQEAGRYISVPVSASEARNRLPNQALTKPNSRVEKSSYGRKPPQQESSSSEAVSLVQQAEKLTYTGDSIFFGGPLLSAPVRDNLRAEGSQGSREAFERVVLNLPRESRFKRDAASKQLPVFIPGGLDQNPPSVSGLKQ, via the exons ATGCCACCAAACAGAGATGCGGTG GTTGTCGCAATCACTGTGTTCTGCTTACTGGTTATTGCCTTCTATGCTTTTTTTGCACCTTTCCTTGGAGGACGTGTGTGGGAATACATCTTGATTGGCACTTACACGCCTGTG GCACTTCTTGTTTTCATTCTTTATGTCCGGTCTACTGCAATTAACCCTGCAGATCCTGGCATTATGTCAAGATTTGACCCACGGTCCAGAACTAAAACTAACCAGAATAGCGGTTTGTCTGCAATGGACCCTTCTGGACATCTTGATGAAGTTGGTGCTGGTGTGCTTTCCTCTCCATCATCAGTTTCTAAAAGTTCCGTAGCGCCAACTTATACTAGTAAGAAAGTCTTGGATAGAGATGTGGAGAGAGTAGATACTTCTTCAAATCCCATCCCTATCGCGAGGAAATCCGGTTGTAGAATTGGAGGAATTATGTGTGCTTTATTTGTGCTTGAAGATTGTCGAAATGAGAATGGTTTGACTGAGCAAGAGGGCACTGTTGAAGATGCTTTGTTTTGCACATTGTGTAATGCCGAG GTTCGCAAGTTCAGTAAACATTGCAGAAGTTGTGATAAATGTGTGGATGGTTTTGATCACCATTGTCGG TGGCTTAACAATTGTGTGGGACGGAGAAATTATGTCACTTTCATATCTCTCATGGCCATTAGTTTGGTTTGG CTTGTCATTGAGGCAGGAGTCGGTATTGCTATCTTTGTACGTTGCTTCGTTAATAAGAAAAGTATGGAGACAGAAATTGTTGACAGGCTTGGAAACGGTTTTTCTCGGATCCCTTTTGCATCAGTGGTG GCTGTTTGTACTGCAGTGTCTATGTTGGCTTGTGTACCTTTAGGtgaacttttcttcttccaCATGATACTGGTTAGGAAG GGAATTACAACTTATGAGTATGTTGTGGCAATGAGGGCCATGAGTGAAGCACCTGCAGCAGCATCCGTAGATGAGGAACTTCCTAATGTGCTGTATTCTCCATCAGGATCTGCTACAACTGGCTTGAGTGGTGGCAGTTCTCTTGGTTTGCAGTACAAAGGTTCATGGTGCACACCTCCAAGAGTTTTTGTGGACTATCAG GATGAAGTCATACCTCACTTGGAGCCTGGGATGGTTCCATCAACTGTGGACCCAGATGCAGCTGGAATTGTAGACAGAGGGCAGAAGGCTCCCAAAAAGCCCGTTCGTATTAGTGCATGGAAGCTCGCCAAATTAGATTCTCATGATGCCATGAGAGCAGCAGCCAGAGCTAGGGCATCATCCTCAGTATTAAGACCTGTTGATGGTCGGCGTTTACACGATACTGATTTAAGCTCTAGTGAAAACATCAGTGTGAGAAGTAGTGTGAGCACTGACTTGGGggcaaataaagaaattaaaaatgatcTGAGGATGTCTCAGTTTAGGAACTCGTTTGCTCCTAGTCAGGGTAGCCAGGAAGAGAGTGAATTGTATACTCAAAGTGCGAGTAGCATGAGCAGTCCAAGCCATGTGCACGAGACTGTTACGCTCAGCCCGCTACCGCAAAGCTATGGTTTGGGTGTTTCAGTTCCTGGAATTGTTCCTGATCGGCCTGTAATTGCCGGGTCAACTTATTCTGGTCCGAACAATCCAGTAACAAATCCTGGACTAGGAGTTGATAATAAAACGGTACAAAAGGGAAGTAGCACCGACCCATTACTCCTATCGGCTCCAGCCCACTCTATTCTCAGAGATGTCAAAAGGACATCAGTTGTTTGGGACCAAGAAGCAGGTAGATACATCTCGGTCCCTGTATCTGCTTCAGAAGCTCGAAATAGATTACCCAATCAAGCCTTGACAAAGCCAAATTCTAGAGTAGAAAAGAGTAGTTATGGAAGAAAGCCTCCGCAGCAAGAATCATCATCTTCTGAGGCAGTATCGTTGGTGCAGCAGGCAGAGAAACTCACATACACGGGGGATTCTATCTTCTTTGGTGGTCCACTTTTGAGTGCCCCAGTAAGGGATAATTTGAGAGCCGAAGGTAGTCAAGGTTCTAGAGAGGCCTTCGAGAGGGTGGTACTGAATTTACCACGTGAATCTCGGTTTAAGCGGGATGCGGCTTCAAAGCAGTTGCCAGTGTTCATCCCGGGGGGACTTGATCAGAATCCTCCATCTGTGTCTGGTTTAAAACAGTGA
- the LOC115750565 gene encoding protein WHAT'S THIS FACTOR 1, chloroplastic: protein MEFSLPVSSHKDRLIPRFKSNFLPPISPLKFARHHLLFRHTNKQYAYSCPCCSLLKIVRNPSLDKHVVRQNKIRFVQKLKTLLLSKPKHFIPLHILSKCRSYLSLSKPRSILSMIRRYPTIFELFTIPTPPTPFNATKSCSQLCVRLTPAASALAAQESNLKSAISNVLAAKLQKLLMLSSHHRLVLSKLVHLAPDLGLPPNFRSRLCNEHPDKFKTVDTSYGRALELVSWNPELARPLSFTEVDCRELIVDRPLKFKRLKLQKGLNLKRRHQDFLIRFRELPDVCPYTTGASELSKESVEAEKRACSVVREILGMTVEKRTLVDHLTHFRKDFALPNKLRSMIIRHRDLFYVSLKGQRDSVFLVEGYDDNGTLLEKDQSLVINDWLMDLVMEGKRIRRERRKSEMDNDDIGDFIVESEEAYRDNGEFSDDGFENLLESNDTDWDSHFDGNDESDELLGEGVTRDFWIADGSSSLGEIDVHSEAW from the coding sequence ATGGAGTTTTCTCTCCCTGTCTCATCCCATAAAGATCGGCTCATCCCACGATTCAAGTCCAACTTCCTTCCTCCAATTTCTCCTTTAAAGTTTGCGAGGCATCATTTACTTTTCAGGCACACTAATAAACAGTATGCATACAGTTGTCCTTGCTGTTCATTGCTGAAGATCGTTAGGAATCCTTCTCTGGACAAGCATGTGGTGAGGCAAAACAAAATTCGCTTTGTTCAGAAACTGAAAACACTGCTCCTTTCTAAGCCCAAACACTTCATCCCACTTCATATTCTTTCTAAGTGCCGGTCCTACCTTTCACTCTCGAAGCCTCGCTCTATTCTCTCTATGATACGTCGATATCCAACTATTTTTGAGCTCTTTACCATCCCTACACCACCGACACCATTCAATGCGACAAAATCATGCTCACAGCTCTGTGTTCGTCTCACGCCAGCTGCATCTGCTCTCGCAGCCCAAGAGTCCAATCTCAAGTCAGCTATCTCCAATGTCCTGGCTGCCAAACTGCAGAAACTTCTTATGCTCTCTTCTCACCATCGCCTTGTTTTATCCAAACTGGTTCACCTTGCCCCTGATCTGGGTTTACCTCCAAATTTTCGCTCTCGCCTTTGCAATGAGCATCCAGATAAATTTAAGACTGTTGATACATCCTATGGCCGTGCTCTTGAGCTCGTTTCGTGGAATCCAGAGTTAGCTAGACCACTATCATTCACAGAAGTTGATTGTCGTGAGCTCATAGTGGACCGGCCTTTGAAATTCAAGCGCTTAAAACTCCAGAAAGGGCTGAATTTGAAGAGGCGCCATCAGGACTTCTTAATCAGATTCAGGGAGTTGCCAGATGTATGCCCTTATACCACTGGTGCATCTGAGCTAAGCAAAGAATCCGTTGAGGCAGAGAAGAGAGCATGTAGCGTAGTACGTGAGATTTTGGGCATGACAGTTGAAAAGAGGACTTTAGTAGACCATTTAACTCATTTCAGGAAGGATTTTGCTCTCCCTAATAAGTTGAGATCTATGATTATAAGGCATCGAGATTTGTTTTATGTGAGCTTGAAAGGGCAGAGGGATTCGGTCTTTCTAGTTGAAGGATATGATGACAATGGTACACTTTTGGAGAAGGACCAGTCTTTAGTAATTAATGATTGGCTAATGGACCTTGTAATGGAAGGGAAGAGgatcagaagagaaaggagaaagagTGAAATGGACAATGATGACATTGGTGATTTTATCGTGGAATCCGAGGAGGCATACAGGGACAATGGGGAATTTTCTGATGATGGTTTTGAGAATTTATTGGAGTCCAACGATACTGATTGGGATAGTCATTTTGATGGTAATGATGAAAGTGATGAGTTGCTGGGGGAAGGGGTGACGAGAGACTTTTGGATTGCAGATGGTTCTTCTAGTCTTGGAGAGATAGACGTGCATTCAGAAGCTTGGTGA